The Punica granatum isolate Tunisia-2019 chromosome 4, ASM765513v2, whole genome shotgun sequence genome has a window encoding:
- the LOC116205986 gene encoding uncharacterized protein LOC116205986 isoform X1, translating into MDTALPTSTSHTPFCFNNFSFANYHRLLKIKPPQLHPHPNLNKLRTSSAPVSVSASPSDCSSSSNFPSNPFWALLRILGNFRSSASSQAHEWASCIRAYGESTPAVTGGYGSEIVRNGGIGAALLSVTSSAKVKISPFVATLAANPTFVSALFAWCIAQSIKVILNFFVEKKWDLRILFASGGMPSSHSALCTALTTSVALCHGVADSLFPVCLGFSSIVMYDAIGVRRHAGMQAEVLNMIVEDLFQGHPISQRKLKELLGHTPSQVFAGAVLGIIVACVCCRVCLIAV; encoded by the exons ATGGATACTGCTCTGCCGACGTCCACAAGTCATACTCCCTTCTGCTTTAACAACTTCAGCTTCGCTAATTACCATAGACTCCTCAAAATCAAACCTCCCCAACTCCATCCCCATCCCAACTTGAACAAACTTAGAACCTCTTCAGCTCCAGTTTCTGTTTCTGCCAGTCCAAGCGACTGCAGCAGTAGCTCTAATTTCCCCTCCAACCCCTTCTGGGCTCTGCTCAGAATCTTGGGCAATTTCAGAAGTTCAGCATCCTCACAAGCCCACGAATGGGCATCCTGCATACGAGCTTACGGAGAGTCAACCCCGGCAGTCACAGGCGGCTATGGCAGTGAAATCGTCCGCAACGGAGGGATTGGAGCTGCACTGTTAAGCGTCACTTCCAGTGCCAAGGTCAAGATCAGTCCTTTCGTGGCGACATTAGCTGCGAACCCGACTTTTGTCTCGGCCCTTTTCGCATGGTGCATCGCACAGTCAATAAAGGTAATCCTCAACTTCTTCGTGGAGAAAAAGTGGGACTTGAGAATTCTGTTCGCCTCTGGAGGGATGCCTTCCTCTCACTCGGCTCTCTGTACGGCTCTAACGACTTCTGTGGCGCTCTGCCATGGAGTGGCCGACTCGCTGTTCCCGGTATGCTTGGGCTTCAGCTCCATCGTGATGTATGATGCTATAGGTGTGAGGAGGCACGCTGGGATGCAGGCTGAG GTCCTCAATATGATAGTCGAGGATCTGTTTCAAGGGCACCCGATTAGTCAAAGAAAGCTCAAGGAACTTCTTGGCCACACACCATCCCAGGTTTTTGCGGGGGCTGTGCTTGGCATCATTGTTGCGTGTGTGTGTTGCAGGGTTTGTCTGATTGCAGTGTAG
- the LOC116205986 gene encoding uncharacterized protein LOC116205986 isoform X2 → MDTALPTSTSHTPFCFNNFSFANYHRLLKIKPPQLHPHPNLNKLRTSSAPVSVSASPSDCSSSSNFPSNPFWALLRILGNFRSSASSQAHEWASCIRAYGESTPAVTGGYGSEIVRNGGIGAALLSVTSSAKVKISPFVATLAANPTFVSALFAWCIAQSIKVILNFFVEKKWDLRILFASGGMPSSHSALCTALTTSVALCHGVADSLFPVCLGFSSIVMYDAIGVRRHAGMQAEFLWVGESANCLL, encoded by the exons ATGGATACTGCTCTGCCGACGTCCACAAGTCATACTCCCTTCTGCTTTAACAACTTCAGCTTCGCTAATTACCATAGACTCCTCAAAATCAAACCTCCCCAACTCCATCCCCATCCCAACTTGAACAAACTTAGAACCTCTTCAGCTCCAGTTTCTGTTTCTGCCAGTCCAAGCGACTGCAGCAGTAGCTCTAATTTCCCCTCCAACCCCTTCTGGGCTCTGCTCAGAATCTTGGGCAATTTCAGAAGTTCAGCATCCTCACAAGCCCACGAATGGGCATCCTGCATACGAGCTTACGGAGAGTCAACCCCGGCAGTCACAGGCGGCTATGGCAGTGAAATCGTCCGCAACGGAGGGATTGGAGCTGCACTGTTAAGCGTCACTTCCAGTGCCAAGGTCAAGATCAGTCCTTTCGTGGCGACATTAGCTGCGAACCCGACTTTTGTCTCGGCCCTTTTCGCATGGTGCATCGCACAGTCAATAAAGGTAATCCTCAACTTCTTCGTGGAGAAAAAGTGGGACTTGAGAATTCTGTTCGCCTCTGGAGGGATGCCTTCCTCTCACTCGGCTCTCTGTACGGCTCTAACGACTTCTGTGGCGCTCTGCCATGGAGTGGCCGACTCGCTGTTCCCGGTATGCTTGGGCTTCAGCTCCATCGTGATGTATGATGCTATAGGTGTGAGGAGGCACGCTGGGATGCAGGCTGAG TTTTTATGGGTTGGAGAATCTGCGAATTGTCTTCTATAG